One region of Jonesiaceae bacterium BS-20 genomic DNA includes:
- the sdhC gene encoding succinate dehydrogenase, cytochrome b556 subunit has product MPSAPAGTLYRGREGMWSWVAHRVTGVLIFLFLLVHVLDTALVRVSPEAYNAVIGTYQTPIMGLGEAGLVVAIVFHAFNGIRIILVDFWAKGPKYQRLMLWIVVGLVVATMAGFLPRHLMNVFGGH; this is encoded by the coding sequence GTGCCAAGCGCACCTGCAGGTACGCTCTATCGCGGCCGTGAAGGCATGTGGTCTTGGGTTGCGCACCGCGTAACCGGCGTACTTATTTTCCTATTCCTACTTGTTCACGTCCTCGACACCGCCCTGGTGCGCGTGTCACCTGAGGCGTACAACGCTGTGATCGGTACTTACCAAACCCCCATCATGGGTCTTGGTGAAGCCGGGCTCGTTGTAGCGATTGTGTTCCACGCCTTCAACGGTATCCGCATCATCCTGGTGGACTTCTGGGCCAAGGGTCCTAAGTACCAACGTCTGATGCTCTGGATTGTTGTGGGACTCGTCGTTGCCACCATGGCCGGCTTCCTGCCACGTCACCTCATGAATGTCTTTGGGGGTCACTGA
- a CDS encoding succinate dehydrogenase hydrophobic membrane anchor subunit, protein MTTAIPNPRAPYKRKKITRSNYELWSWLFMRGSGVLLVVLIFGHLFVNLMVGEGVNAIDFAFVGGKWSSPFWQIWDLLMLWLAMIHGTNGVRTVINDYAEKYRTRATLKVLLYLAFTITVVLGTLVIFTFEPCPPGAPADLLPSICTA, encoded by the coding sequence ATGACTACTGCTATTCCAAACCCACGCGCGCCATATAAGCGTAAGAAGATCACCAGGTCCAACTACGAACTGTGGTCTTGGCTCTTTATGCGCGGGTCCGGTGTCCTACTTGTTGTCCTGATCTTCGGTCACCTCTTTGTCAACCTCATGGTGGGCGAGGGCGTCAACGCAATCGACTTCGCCTTTGTTGGTGGCAAGTGGTCCAGTCCGTTTTGGCAAATCTGGGACCTGCTCATGCTCTGGCTCGCTATGATTCACGGCACCAATGGTGTCCGCACGGTGATCAACGACTACGCAGAGAAGTACCGCACCCGGGCAACGCTGAAAGTACTGTTGTACTTGGCCTTCACCATCACCGTGGTGCTCGGTACCCTTGTGATCTTCACGTTTGAACCGTGCCCACCCGGCGCCCCGGCAGACCTGCTCCCCTCGATCTGCACCGCCTGA
- the sdhA gene encoding succinate dehydrogenase flavoprotein subunit encodes MQIHQYDVVIVGAGGAGMRAALEASGEARTAVISKLYPTRSHTGAAQGGMCAALANVEEDNWEWHTFDTVKGGDYLVDQDAAEVMAKEAIDAVLDLERMGLPFNRTPEGKIDQRRFGGHTRNHGEAAVRRACYAADRTGHMILQTLYQNCVKQDVEFFNEFYVLDLIVDHDLSAGHVPDGEEVNATGVVAYDLATGEIHVFQAKSIVFATGGAGKIFKTTSNAHTLTGDGMALALRRGLPLEDMEFFQFHPTGLAGLGILLSEAARGEGGILRNGDGERFMERYAPTIKDLAPRDIVARSMANEVREGRGAGPNKDYVLLDLTHLEPAHIDAKLPDITEFARTYLGIEPYTEPVPVYPTAHYAMGGIPTNIETEVLRNSTDVVRGLYAAGEVACVSVHGANRLGTNSLLDINVFGKRAGRSAAAYAKTASFIDLPAEAHLPVVRQLEELRTRPDGERVAEVRSALQETMDANAQVFRTDESLRQALADIRVLQGRYKNVSVQDKGKMFNTDLLEALELGFLLDLAEVTVIAALNRKESRGGHFREDYPDRDDANYMQHTMIYRRPLEGSEGNHESVEDEINLDTAFAHVSEFDTYKVVLGSKPVVQTRYEPMERNY; translated from the coding sequence ATGCAGATCCATCAGTACGACGTAGTGATCGTCGGAGCCGGTGGCGCGGGAATGCGCGCAGCACTGGAGGCATCCGGGGAAGCCCGCACAGCCGTTATTTCAAAGCTTTACCCAACCCGTTCCCACACGGGTGCTGCTCAGGGCGGCATGTGCGCCGCACTGGCCAACGTGGAAGAAGACAACTGGGAGTGGCACACCTTTGACACCGTCAAGGGTGGCGACTACCTGGTAGACCAGGACGCAGCAGAGGTCATGGCCAAAGAAGCCATTGACGCTGTTCTCGACCTTGAGCGCATGGGCCTGCCGTTTAACCGCACCCCAGAAGGCAAGATCGACCAGCGCCGCTTCGGTGGACACACCCGTAACCACGGTGAAGCTGCCGTACGCCGCGCCTGCTACGCAGCTGACCGCACCGGGCACATGATCTTGCAGACCCTGTACCAAAACTGCGTCAAGCAAGACGTTGAATTTTTTAACGAGTTCTACGTGCTCGACCTCATCGTTGATCACGATCTATCTGCTGGGCATGTCCCCGATGGCGAAGAGGTCAACGCAACCGGCGTGGTTGCCTACGACCTTGCGACCGGTGAGATTCACGTCTTCCAGGCCAAGTCGATCGTCTTTGCAACCGGCGGCGCGGGCAAGATCTTCAAGACCACCTCAAACGCTCACACCCTGACCGGTGACGGCATGGCCCTGGCTCTACGCCGCGGACTGCCACTTGAGGACATGGAATTCTTCCAGTTCCACCCAACCGGCCTTGCGGGCTTGGGCATCCTGCTGTCTGAGGCTGCCCGTGGTGAGGGTGGAATTCTACGTAACGGTGATGGTGAACGCTTCATGGAGCGTTACGCACCGACCATTAAGGACCTTGCCCCGCGCGATATTGTTGCGCGCTCAATGGCAAATGAGGTCCGTGAAGGCCGTGGTGCCGGGCCAAACAAGGACTACGTTCTGCTTGACCTGACCCACCTGGAACCGGCTCACATCGACGCCAAGCTTCCAGATATCACCGAGTTTGCACGTACCTACCTAGGTATTGAGCCATACACGGAACCGGTTCCGGTATACCCAACCGCGCACTACGCAATGGGCGGCATCCCAACCAACATTGAAACCGAAGTTCTACGGAACTCAACCGATGTTGTTCGTGGCCTCTATGCGGCCGGTGAGGTGGCCTGCGTTTCGGTCCACGGCGCCAACCGCTTGGGTACCAACTCCCTGCTCGATATCAACGTCTTTGGTAAGCGCGCCGGACGCAGCGCCGCCGCCTACGCCAAGACCGCGAGCTTCATTGACCTGCCAGCTGAGGCCCACCTACCCGTGGTACGCCAGCTTGAAGAACTACGCACGCGCCCAGACGGTGAGCGCGTAGCCGAGGTACGTAGCGCGCTACAGGAGACCATGGACGCTAACGCCCAGGTCTTCCGCACCGACGAGTCCCTACGCCAGGCACTGGCTGATATTCGGGTGCTTCAGGGCCGGTATAAGAACGTTTCAGTCCAGGACAAGGGCAAAATGTTTAACACGGACCTGCTTGAGGCTCTCGAGCTCGGCTTCTTGCTGGACCTCGCTGAGGTCACGGTTATTGCAGCGCTCAACCGCAAGGAGTCACGCGGTGGCCACTTCCGCGAGGACTACCCAGACCGTGATGACGCAAACTACATGCAGCACACCATGATCTACCGTCGCCCACTCGAAGGCTCGGAGGGTAACCACGAGTCCGTCGAAGACGAGATCAACCTGGACACTGCATTTGCGCACGTATCAGAATTCGATACGTACAAGGTTGTCCTCGGGTCCAAGCCCGTAGTACAGACCCGGTACGAGCCGATGGAACGGAACTACTGA